The following coding sequences are from one Leptolyngbya sp. NIES-3755 window:
- a CDS encoding hypothetical protein (similar to AA sequence:cyanobase_aa:Cyan7425_0172) codes for MPTASVILVIYSEQPDHFKSKETPVHALGAELWVGREFKEQMIPEFCYGKRGDEVAVLPSLILEEFSKRFAELYNQGKRFQRFAAKVHRHIEDCPVATPFQPMTNSAAK; via the coding sequence ATGCCTACTGCCAGTGTGATTTTGGTGATCTACAGCGAACAGCCTGATCACTTCAAATCCAAAGAAACTCCTGTTCATGCACTTGGGGCTGAATTGTGGGTGGGCAGAGAATTCAAAGAGCAAATGATTCCTGAATTTTGCTACGGCAAGCGGGGTGACGAAGTGGCGGTACTTCCATCACTCATTCTCGAAGAGTTTTCCAAACGATTCGCCGAATTGTATAACCAGGGCAAGCGATTTCAACGATTTGCGGCAAAAGTGCATCGCCATATTGAAGACTGTCCTGTTGCAACCCCGTTTCAGCCTATGACTAATAGTGCTGCAAAGTAG
- a CDS encoding integrase domain protein SAM domain protein (similar to AA sequence:cyanobase_aa:Cyan7425_2894): MTTPKLNFFESPHLPTPTSPTLKRPQLYLPDLKEPPPDDLRWTRVEQWLAAKSLAQNTKRSYTRELKRFWNWTNKPWNQVTIWDVTRYKEYLETALIQESETNTLKRQLSPNSVALAVRSLKSFFRWMEQAHYIIENPTLAVSVPTESEPESKELTDLQVQALYAALERRGHSQLRDTALLATLSHGLRAEEASHLNVEDYDGRRLHIREAKQGSTGRVPLDQDACNALNAYLEWRKGQGESLTADTPLFVNYSRDPRVRGRRLSYDGIYLVVKQLGQMAIDLALEQIQDKPEARSVADLVGWEIAVLAEVYPHQLRHTFASNLVLGGMDAYLAMSLTRHRSVSVFKRYSNKAREKQAEQAFRGHVLDLWMNYQTDRPNS; the protein is encoded by the coding sequence ATGACCACGCCTAAACTGAACTTCTTTGAGTCTCCCCATCTGCCTACTCCGACTTCTCCTACCCTGAAGCGTCCGCAACTCTATCTGCCCGACCTTAAGGAGCCTCCACCTGACGATTTGCGGTGGACACGAGTCGAGCAGTGGCTGGCTGCCAAATCTTTGGCACAGAACACCAAACGCTCTTACACTAGAGAACTGAAGCGATTCTGGAATTGGACAAACAAGCCTTGGAATCAAGTGACGATTTGGGATGTTACTCGCTACAAAGAATACTTGGAAACAGCATTGATTCAGGAGTCAGAAACAAACACCTTGAAGCGGCAACTTTCACCCAACTCTGTAGCGTTGGCAGTGCGATCGCTAAAAAGTTTCTTCCGTTGGATGGAGCAGGCGCATTACATCATTGAGAACCCAACGTTAGCGGTAAGCGTGCCCACTGAATCAGAACCGGAATCCAAAGAACTGACAGACCTTCAAGTTCAAGCACTTTATGCTGCTCTGGAGCGACGAGGGCATTCACAACTTCGCGACACTGCACTGCTGGCAACTCTCAGCCACGGGTTGCGAGCGGAGGAAGCAAGCCATCTGAACGTTGAGGATTATGACGGCAGGCGGCTTCACATTCGCGAGGCGAAACAGGGATCAACTGGACGAGTGCCCCTCGATCAAGATGCTTGTAATGCACTGAATGCTTATTTGGAGTGGCGAAAAGGGCAGGGCGAATCGTTGACCGCAGATACTCCACTGTTTGTGAACTACTCTCGTGATCCCAGGGTACGAGGAAGGCGGCTTAGTTACGATGGGATTTATTTAGTGGTGAAGCAACTGGGGCAGATGGCGATCGACCTTGCACTTGAACAGATTCAAGATAAGCCCGAAGCACGTTCTGTGGCGGATTTGGTAGGATGGGAGATTGCTGTCTTAGCGGAAGTTTACCCGCATCAATTGCGCCACACCTTTGCTTCAAACCTAGTTTTGGGCGGGATGGATGCTTACCTTGCGATGTCATTGACTCGACACCGTTCCGTGTCGGTTTTTAAGCGATACAGCAATAAAGCCAGGGAAAAACAGGCAGAACAAGCATTTCGCGGTCATGTTCTAGACCTGTGGATGAACTATCAGACCGACCGCCCAAATTCATAG
- a CDS encoding IS1 transposase (similar to AA sequence:cyanobase_aa:LBDG_57440) gives MESPPPIAMVVKVEAAEMDEMWSFVQSKKQQRWLWHAIDHRTGVVLAYVLAPHEDAALKHLQQLLAPFAIERFYTDSWGAYLRLLDSQKHTVGKTNTQRIERKHLTLRTRIKRLARKTICFSKSTWLHDVVIGLFINRYEFGRSV, from the coding sequence ATGGAAAGTCCGCCACCGATCGCGATGGTGGTCAAAGTTGAAGCAGCGGAAATGGATGAGATGTGGAGCTTTGTGCAATCCAAAAAACAGCAACGTTGGTTGTGGCACGCGATTGATCATCGTACAGGTGTTGTTCTCGCTTATGTGCTGGCTCCCCATGAAGATGCAGCCCTCAAGCACCTTCAGCAACTGCTTGCCCCGTTTGCCATCGAGCGGTTCTACACTGATAGTTGGGGAGCTTACTTGCGATTGTTAGACTCCCAAAAGCACACGGTCGGTAAGACAAACACACAACGCATTGAGCGCAAGCACTTGACCCTTCGCACTCGCATCAAGCGATTAGCTCGAAAAACCATCTGCTTTTCTAAATCCACTTGGTTGCACGATGTAGTGATTGGATTGTTCATCAACCGCTATGAATTTGGGCGGTCGGTCTGA
- a CDS encoding iso-IS1 ORF1 (similar to AA sequence:cyanobase_aa:LBDG_57430), whose protein sequence is MVLEPVCCPSCNSTNVVKNGKSDEGKQRYRCRNTDCSRRSFIREYSYRGYLPEVKQQISDMAVNGSGIRDTARVLKISPTTVIEELKKRSPSRTSQHRATTADGKSATDRDGGQS, encoded by the coding sequence ATGGTACTTGAACCCGTTTGCTGCCCAAGCTGTAACAGTACGAACGTTGTCAAAAATGGCAAGAGTGACGAAGGCAAACAGCGTTATCGTTGTCGCAATACCGATTGCTCTCGCCGTTCTTTCATCCGAGAGTACAGCTATCGGGGATATTTGCCAGAAGTCAAGCAGCAAATCAGCGATATGGCGGTGAACGGCAGTGGCATTCGGGATACGGCAAGAGTGCTGAAAATTAGCCCAACCACTGTGATTGAAGAACTAAAAAAAAGATCGCCATCTCGAACAAGTCAACACCGCGCTACTACAGCAGATGGAAAGTCCGCCACCGATCGCGATGGTGGTCAAAGTTGA
- a CDS encoding hypothetical protein (similar to AA sequence:cyanobase_aa:AM1_A0036): protein MSDDWTDVDDTNAATSSFVSCSTPTSRRAKLHLTILSLIDRKAVNQQIQALRHNVYQPFFEQVLVEIADYALEVYLEKTQEKVQLQELDYKTIQRKTCFEVSSDEDGNHRIALRDKPKLVVRVSKHLDKLCRSWKIQLHENLEQEVAQIIAALTLTSMEDTQGLDSVEVTSSVQIKRLFNQYFNQRERKHQLQEWYGNQIIELAHKNFEQIGLEKLSIEELEYFLGLQSELQLYRRLRQILQSLGFALGEQIQNFDKAVALFRRTNAFNSFKNQPGALYQRQSELENLLKVVESPLFKNGATEPVFTGLLPTSIVLALLDPAKWRIEDVGENQAFAAQLIMEMVVVLLSPPNVSLASPYSKSCCVRLILFERFWYSTLRPLIHSDEWESLDRDEGFVLARFNPKTTQKRYTLSYQMLPLYGQDWDVQTILNTIFYAPKHLGVEVAKIHLIFCAYTSRNTTNSSFCLKGSDLIQTLGWTKNKERSRSELLNQLAQYTLVLSWLNFISPWDTDFSYRCLNHPVWNVDIKKITETNLLGEEIQEILIQVQPKAWVKPLLKKLHCANDNFSQNVCFLKKEWLEIDSYHHRLSAKLAFYRSLHRSIYQPGRFKTSNLLNLLGEHVEEASEIDLSGLVTSLEKLADLGFSVSSLKDRESLRDYLILQPPKVDSQAIKRWKRLIQRNQRSDLPEQGAITGAQLKEARLRSGLTLEQVAKRVQFSSSKLSKIENGYVSPSPSDRKKLREFFDLL from the coding sequence ATGAGTGATGACTGGACAGATGTAGATGACACAAATGCTGCTACCAGCAGCTTCGTCTCTTGCTCGACTCCTACCAGCCGTCGGGCAAAGCTTCACTTAACCATACTAAGCTTGATTGACAGAAAAGCCGTCAATCAGCAAATTCAGGCACTCAGACATAATGTGTATCAGCCCTTTTTTGAACAAGTTCTAGTTGAGATTGCCGATTACGCACTTGAAGTTTACTTAGAAAAAACACAAGAAAAGGTTCAGCTACAAGAACTAGACTACAAAACGATTCAGAGAAAGACGTGCTTTGAGGTCTCCAGTGACGAGGATGGCAATCACAGGATTGCATTGAGAGATAAGCCCAAGCTAGTTGTTCGAGTGTCTAAACACTTAGACAAGTTATGTCGATCGTGGAAAATCCAGTTACACGAAAATTTAGAACAAGAAGTAGCACAGATAATAGCCGCTTTGACGCTGACCAGCATGGAAGATACTCAGGGGTTAGATTCTGTGGAGGTTACGTCTTCAGTCCAAATAAAACGTTTGTTCAATCAATATTTCAATCAACGGGAAAGAAAACACCAGTTACAGGAATGGTATGGTAATCAGATCATAGAACTAGCACATAAGAATTTTGAGCAGATTGGATTAGAAAAGCTTTCGATAGAAGAACTAGAGTATTTTTTGGGACTCCAATCAGAGCTTCAGCTCTATCGTCGTCTAAGGCAAATCCTTCAAAGTCTCGGTTTCGCTTTAGGGGAACAAATTCAAAATTTTGATAAAGCTGTAGCACTCTTTCGACGAACAAATGCGTTTAACAGCTTTAAGAATCAACCTGGTGCCCTTTATCAGAGACAATCTGAACTTGAAAATTTGTTGAAGGTGGTAGAGTCCCCTCTCTTCAAGAATGGAGCGACAGAACCAGTTTTTACAGGCTTGTTGCCAACCAGTATTGTTCTCGCCTTGCTTGATCCTGCTAAATGGAGGATAGAAGACGTAGGAGAGAATCAAGCCTTTGCTGCTCAACTGATCATGGAGATGGTCGTAGTTCTTTTAAGTCCACCCAACGTATCTTTGGCATCACCTTATTCTAAAAGCTGTTGCGTCAGGCTAATTTTATTTGAACGGTTTTGGTATTCAACTCTGCGACCGCTGATACATTCAGACGAATGGGAATCTTTGGATCGAGATGAAGGCTTTGTTTTAGCTCGGTTTAATCCAAAGACTACGCAAAAGCGGTACACTCTCTCCTATCAAATGCTGCCGCTGTACGGTCAAGATTGGGATGTGCAAACTATATTAAACACAATTTTCTATGCCCCCAAACACCTCGGAGTGGAAGTTGCCAAGATTCATCTCATCTTTTGCGCCTACACGTCGAGAAACACGACGAATTCAAGCTTTTGTCTGAAGGGAAGCGACCTTATACAGACCCTTGGCTGGACTAAAAACAAAGAGAGAAGTCGATCGGAGCTTTTAAATCAACTTGCTCAATACACTTTGGTTTTGAGTTGGCTAAATTTTATCAGCCCGTGGGATACAGATTTTTCTTACCGATGCCTAAATCACCCTGTATGGAATGTGGATATCAAAAAAATCACAGAAACAAACCTACTGGGCGAAGAAATTCAGGAAATTCTAATTCAAGTACAACCTAAAGCTTGGGTTAAACCACTTTTGAAGAAGCTTCATTGCGCTAATGACAACTTCTCACAGAATGTCTGTTTTCTGAAGAAAGAGTGGCTTGAGATTGACTCATACCATCATAGGCTCTCAGCAAAATTAGCTTTCTACCGCAGCCTACATCGTAGTATTTACCAACCTGGAAGGTTTAAAACCTCTAATCTATTGAATTTACTGGGTGAACATGTTGAGGAAGCTTCTGAGATTGATCTGAGTGGGTTAGTAACCAGCTTAGAAAAACTTGCGGATTTAGGGTTTTCAGTTTCGTCACTGAAAGATCGCGAGTCCTTAAGGGACTATCTTATTCTTCAACCGCCAAAAGTTGACAGTCAAGCAATTAAGCGTTGGAAACGACTGATTCAGCGAAATCAACGATCTGATCTACCGGAGCAAGGCGCGATAACAGGCGCACAGCTTAAAGAAGCCAGACTGAGATCAGGATTGACGCTGGAACAAGTAGCTAAAAGAGTTCAGTTTTCCTCCTCCAAGCTTTCAAAGATCGAAAACGGGTATGTTTCCCCTTCACCCTCAGACCGAAAGAAGTTGCGGGAATTTTTTGACCTTTTGTAA
- a CDS encoding integrase catalytic subunit (similar to AA sequence:cyanobase_aa:Npun_R5674), with amino-acid sequence MESDDLSSSKSLDDSSGDQNSSIDRTQSWQLIFEQLATASDHDAYTQQLQQAASTMRCSIRTVQRRFHNWTKGDINASQNRPSRGRNQISEELRRWVVRLYLRGNSQGNAMNPKQVFHQLQYEVLAAGGMLDEDCPSLSTVYRILNPIIEAQGQKRHPGEVQRLPFISPSFSNEIWWCNLIRLPQQVRDCFGELAGYPFLVTLHDGRSGNVMGAKLTLSGSPEEAIALALRQAILPKQVEDENAPLHRWTACGFPVHLVIDWSKNLSKLPRLCNILGIGCHREQPFGRMVGAIESFNNQMMRTLALSPERRDQQLTRLSLAELEQLIIQHIVDHYNQQNHPKDSQHTRTERWEAGLAKFPPDVPPERSLDVCLPKTGNRVVQNNGCVQFEGQTYRDSILAFHIGERVHLRYNLSNITTVLVYQQQGSEEIFLARVCIQHFHEECLSLDDARAIRHRLRQERNLD; translated from the coding sequence ATGGAAAGCGATGACCTTTCATCTTCTAAAAGTTTAGACGATTCAAGCGGCGATCAGAATTCATCAATCGATCGCACACAGTCCTGGCAACTCATTTTTGAGCAGTTAGCGACAGCGTCTGATCACGATGCCTATACACAGCAGTTGCAGCAGGCAGCATCAACAATGCGCTGTTCTATCAGAACTGTGCAACGCCGCTTTCACAACTGGACAAAGGGAGATATCAATGCCTCACAGAACCGCCCCTCTAGAGGACGAAATCAGATTAGTGAAGAGTTGAGGAGGTGGGTTGTTCGGCTCTACCTCAGAGGCAACAGCCAAGGTAACGCCATGAATCCTAAGCAAGTCTTCCACCAACTCCAATATGAGGTATTAGCCGCAGGAGGTATGTTGGACGAGGATTGCCCCAGTTTATCGACGGTCTATCGAATTCTTAATCCAATTATTGAGGCTCAGGGACAGAAACGCCACCCTGGTGAAGTGCAGCGTCTGCCATTTATATCACCTAGTTTCAGTAATGAGATTTGGTGGTGCAACCTGATTCGCTTACCTCAACAAGTCAGGGATTGTTTTGGTGAGCTAGCGGGGTATCCCTTTCTTGTAACCTTGCACGACGGAAGATCTGGAAATGTCATGGGCGCTAAACTCACTTTGTCAGGTTCGCCTGAAGAAGCCATAGCCCTTGCCCTACGGCAGGCGATTCTGCCTAAACAGGTTGAGGATGAAAATGCTCCCTTACATCGGTGGACTGCCTGTGGTTTTCCTGTTCACTTGGTTATCGATTGGTCAAAGAATCTTTCAAAACTACCAAGGTTATGCAACATCTTAGGAATAGGATGTCATCGAGAACAGCCGTTTGGGAGAATGGTAGGAGCGATCGAGTCCTTCAACAACCAGATGATGCGTACTCTGGCACTCTCACCTGAGCGTAGAGATCAGCAGCTAACTCGTCTGAGTTTAGCAGAACTGGAGCAACTCATCATTCAACACATTGTTGATCACTACAATCAACAGAACCACCCAAAAGACTCGCAGCACACTCGAACTGAACGCTGGGAAGCTGGGCTAGCTAAATTTCCTCCAGATGTTCCTCCGGAGCGATCGCTCGATGTCTGTCTTCCAAAAACTGGTAACCGAGTTGTTCAGAACAATGGTTGCGTCCAGTTTGAGGGACAAACCTATCGTGATTCAATTCTGGCTTTCCATATTGGAGAGAGGGTTCATTTGCGCTACAACCTGTCCAATATTACGACCGTTCTTGTTTACCAACAGCAAGGCAGTGAGGAAATTTTTCTTGCACGAGTCTGCATACAGCATTTTCACGAAGAGTGCCTTTCACTTGACGATGCTAGAGCAATTCGGCATCGGCTGCGTCAGGAGCGCAACCTAGATTAG
- a CDS encoding unknown protein (similar to AA sequence:cyanobase_aa:all3613) has product MSMKTIRSDAIVKLDPKPRGRKKNLEDLPPFDTAAWCRLCERTYHHTLLIDQISEQIKQDPDVINWIRATQDVKAQTSITTDTDQDTDTEQGHSWLPKELVQKLCDRLKETPQFKGISGRIFTSATERVEEIYKSWIATHQKLIRQIRGKERWLTIVKSDAGLAENSNFSQLEIESRAEQVLSEIEAENESEDESDDARNRRVFNTLFDKFDTTEDVLSRRAIIHLLKNGGKVHWEPRKPRRRKGNQDKSSQPMTLEERLAAKQIEIDRLEKQLLSQLPRARNLFPDWAFEEALDDLLTLPDPDLARHNQYYFLAFSLLIHQSDPAQNIRFKQHLLKSMSFLWEKPNSLLYYRILIFSFLLYTTSKQKHLQFGHYLLRAIKVEAERVESQFYDWQASITPKLSEFLREPKSLPYPISFGYEGVRAWQTNREGKIFFKLNGWGDLIFEVRCHRRQLPLIKTFLRDWQTKDQCEEEDQYSGSFMLLRSIELIWKPRDDNGQGDTQLCSQCEVFQQYPGKGFWNECKLSIHWTYDSDALTRQGLEKIRQRKLEPQLKKLDKKQEDLEEKQKLLQCLEAIPQILHHS; this is encoded by the coding sequence ATGAGCATGAAAACCATTCGGTCTGATGCGATCGTTAAGCTAGATCCAAAACCAAGAGGTAGGAAGAAGAATTTAGAAGACCTACCGCCGTTCGATACAGCAGCTTGGTGCCGTCTATGTGAGCGAACCTATCACCACACACTTCTCATTGATCAAATCAGTGAACAAATCAAACAAGATCCTGATGTGATTAATTGGATACGTGCAACGCAGGATGTCAAGGCTCAAACTTCTATCACAACAGACACCGATCAAGACACGGACACTGAACAAGGACACAGTTGGCTTCCGAAGGAACTGGTACAGAAATTATGCGATCGTCTCAAAGAAACGCCTCAATTTAAGGGCATATCCGGACGCATCTTCACTTCAGCTACTGAGCGTGTAGAAGAAATCTACAAGAGCTGGATTGCTACTCATCAAAAGCTAATTCGACAGATTAGAGGCAAGGAACGCTGGTTGACCATTGTCAAAAGCGATGCTGGATTAGCTGAGAACAGCAACTTTAGCCAACTTGAGATTGAAAGTCGCGCTGAGCAGGTTCTAAGCGAGATCGAAGCGGAAAATGAGTCCGAAGATGAATCAGATGATGCCCGCAACCGCAGGGTGTTCAACACCTTGTTTGACAAGTTTGACACTACAGAAGATGTGTTAAGTCGTCGCGCAATTATTCATCTGCTTAAAAATGGTGGAAAGGTTCACTGGGAGCCAAGGAAGCCTAGAAGGCGCAAAGGAAATCAGGATAAGTCTTCACAGCCTATGACGCTGGAAGAACGCCTTGCCGCGAAGCAAATAGAAATCGATCGTTTAGAAAAGCAGCTTCTAAGCCAATTACCCAGAGCCAGAAATCTGTTTCCTGATTGGGCGTTTGAAGAAGCGCTGGATGATTTGCTGACTCTACCAGATCCAGATTTAGCAAGACATAACCAATATTACTTCTTGGCGTTTTCGCTGCTAATTCATCAGTCAGATCCTGCTCAGAACATTCGGTTCAAGCAGCATTTGCTCAAGTCGATGAGCTTTTTGTGGGAGAAGCCGAATAGTCTTTTGTACTATCGAATTCTCATCTTCTCTTTCCTGCTGTACACCACATCTAAACAGAAACATCTTCAATTCGGTCATTATCTACTTCGAGCTATCAAAGTTGAAGCAGAGCGAGTTGAGTCGCAGTTTTATGATTGGCAGGCGTCGATTACACCGAAACTGTCAGAATTTCTTCGGGAACCCAAGTCACTGCCTTACCCGATTAGCTTTGGCTACGAGGGTGTTCGAGCCTGGCAAACCAATCGGGAAGGAAAAATCTTTTTTAAGCTCAATGGTTGGGGCGACCTAATTTTTGAGGTGCGTTGCCATCGTCGTCAATTGCCACTAATCAAGACTTTTCTCAGAGACTGGCAGACCAAAGATCAGTGTGAGGAGGAAGATCAGTATTCAGGGAGCTTCATGCTACTGCGATCAATTGAGCTAATCTGGAAACCCAGAGACGACAATGGGCAGGGTGATACTCAATTGTGTTCCCAGTGTGAGGTATTCCAGCAGTATCCAGGCAAGGGATTCTGGAACGAGTGCAAGCTTTCAATTCACTGGACTTATGATTCTGATGCTTTAACTAGACAAGGACTGGAGAAGATTCGACAGCGCAAGTTAGAGCCTCAATTGAAAAAATTGGACAAGAAACAAGAAGACCTAGAAGAGAAGCAAAAGCTTTTGCAGTGCTTGGAAGCGATACCTCAGATCTTGCACCATTCCTGA
- a CDS encoding hypothetical protein (conserved hypothetical protein;~similar to AA sequence:cyanobase_aa:AM1_A0223), whose amino-acid sequence METIAVHAQSLVYSLLCLMPSAYQKASLNALFGLFLEALGHPLPQSTQVKSASSLSRFLNHYSWSTRSVIRATRKAIFDQLRQHPSRRDLPLRVLIDLTTLEKCGKFLHLSTPTQNPDAPDPWVRMLNSKRGLHLVVLYLNLGNWRIPWSFRVWRGKGQASPAQLACKLLATVPTDLAAGAPVIVLADTEFGTIDFLKAVKHRRWRAVVGMRCTRKLQDGRNLKQLYRHNRRGAQIKLDGIDFPLTVSWFWLRLADGKRELRFVVSTYPYSGVYLVRLGRKRWAIEAFFKTIKHRFGLHRFGQSTKQGVYRWLILALIAYLLVHWIYQSSLLPQLDWKVASDLALSILFPSVLWFQFLRYLQEAVPIAAGYQFEIVLKSLPNPAYQEWCKI is encoded by the coding sequence ATGGAAACCATCGCTGTACACGCCCAATCGCTAGTTTATAGTCTTCTCTGCTTGATGCCTAGTGCCTACCAAAAAGCCAGTTTGAATGCGCTGTTCGGGCTATTTCTCGAAGCGCTGGGACATCCATTGCCTCAATCCACTCAGGTGAAATCAGCCAGTTCGCTCAGCCGATTTTTGAACCATTACTCGTGGTCTACGCGCAGCGTGATTCGCGCCACCCGCAAAGCGATCTTCGACCAACTGAGGCAGCATCCGTCGCGCAGAGACCTGCCGCTGCGGGTACTCATCGATCTGACAACCTTGGAGAAATGTGGCAAGTTCTTGCATCTGAGTACCCCGACCCAAAACCCGGATGCGCCTGACCCTTGGGTACGAATGCTGAATAGCAAGCGGGGACTACATTTGGTCGTGTTGTATCTCAACCTTGGCAATTGGCGCATCCCGTGGAGTTTTCGAGTCTGGCGAGGCAAGGGGCAGGCAAGTCCGGCTCAGTTAGCCTGTAAGTTACTGGCAACTGTGCCCACTGACTTGGCAGCGGGTGCGCCTGTGATTGTGCTCGCTGACACTGAGTTTGGCACGATTGACTTTCTCAAAGCAGTCAAGCATCGACGTTGGCGAGCGGTGGTCGGAATGCGCTGCACCCGCAAATTACAAGATGGGCGTAATCTCAAACAGCTTTATCGCCACAATCGGCGAGGAGCGCAGATCAAGCTTGATGGCATTGACTTCCCACTGACTGTCTCCTGGTTCTGGCTCAGACTCGCTGATGGCAAACGAGAACTGCGTTTTGTGGTTTCGACCTATCCTTACTCTGGAGTCTACCTCGTGCGCTTGGGGCGCAAGCGGTGGGCAATTGAAGCCTTCTTCAAAACCATCAAGCATCGCTTTGGTCTGCATCGCTTTGGTCAATCGACAAAGCAGGGGGTCTATCGTTGGTTAATTCTGGCTCTGATTGCCTATCTCCTCGTTCATTGGATTTACCAAAGTTCGTTGCTCCCTCAACTCGATTGGAAGGTTGCCAGTGATTTAGCTTTGTCAATTTTGTTTCCTTCTGTGCTGTGGTTCCAGTTTCTCCGATATCTCCAAGAAGCAGTTCCGATTGCTGCTGGCTATCAGTTTGAGATTGTTCTCAAGTCGCTACCCAATCCCGCTTATCAGGAATGGTGCAAGATCTGA
- a CDS encoding hypothetical protein (similar to AA sequence:cyanobase_aa:Cyan7425_3113) — protein MPLATPIETGARSEIPKDARTKAQIRELKNLRKAIQDLQADLAKPRPKLDCLQNSPSFDRPDRPLYEGVPNIFVGVLLDLDKHLVVTVVDAMRRKVLALRNARSISKEGYDLLQRYFRQRREHSKQRQADQKAHRRVHQTESGLGQQVARLFAKGIVELAQQYKASTIVIPETDGWRDRLYSQLVARAKIKCNGSKKAMARYTKAHGEKLHQWDYSRLSQAIVDRATTDGLKVMQQKTVYEEDVFQQVANLAIAAYDFLNLGER, from the coding sequence ATGCCTTTGGCAACCCCTATTGAGACTGGTGCAAGATCTGAGATACCCAAAGATGCTAGAACCAAAGCTCAGATTAGAGAACTTAAAAACTTGAGAAAGGCAATCCAGGATCTTCAAGCCGATCTAGCTAAACCTCGTCCAAAACTAGACTGTCTACAGAATTCACCTTCATTTGATCGTCCCGATCGTCCACTGTACGAAGGTGTTCCCAATATCTTTGTCGGTGTGCTTCTGGATCTCGATAAACACCTGGTCGTTACCGTAGTCGATGCAATGCGACGTAAGGTTTTAGCGCTCCGAAACGCTCGCAGCATCTCGAAGGAAGGTTACGACCTACTGCAAAGGTATTTTCGCCAACGGCGAGAACACTCCAAGCAAAGACAGGCAGACCAGAAGGCGCATCGGCGGGTTCATCAGACCGAGTCTGGATTGGGTCAGCAGGTCGCGCGTTTATTTGCCAAAGGGATAGTCGAGTTAGCGCAACAATACAAAGCCAGCACGATCGTGATTCCTGAAACGGATGGATGGCGCGATCGCTTGTACAGCCAGCTAGTCGCGAGAGCCAAAATCAAATGCAATGGCAGCAAGAAAGCAATGGCGCGATATACCAAAGCGCATGGGGAAAAACTACACCAGTGGGATTACAGCCGATTGAGCCAAGCAATTGTTGATCGTGCCACAACGGACGGGTTGAAGGTGATGCAGCAAAAAACGGTGTATGAAGAAGATGTCTTTCAGCAAGTCGCAAATTTGGCGATCGCAGCTTACGATTTTTTAAACTTGGGCGAGAGATAA
- a CDS encoding uracil phosphoribosyltransferase (similar to AA sequence:cyanobase_aa:LBDG_50170): MAANLTLIEHPLIQHKLSLMRRESTSTAKFRALMTEISLLLAYEVTRDLPLRYETIQTPMAEMEAPVLAADKKLVVVSIMRAGQGILDGILQLIPSARVGHVGLYREPNSLESIEYYFKVPDDTEERDMLVVDPMMATGNSAVAAVHRLKQTTPRSIKFLCLLAAPEGITHFQEQHPDVPIYAAAIDQGLDEHGYIIPGLGDAGDRLFGTK, translated from the coding sequence ATGGCTGCAAACCTAACCCTAATCGAACACCCCTTAATCCAGCACAAACTCAGCTTGATGCGCCGCGAATCGACCAGCACCGCAAAATTCCGTGCACTCATGACCGAGATCAGTCTTCTCCTCGCTTACGAAGTCACACGTGATTTACCCTTACGTTACGAAACGATTCAAACCCCAATGGCGGAAATGGAAGCCCCCGTCCTAGCTGCCGATAAAAAGCTTGTCGTTGTCTCAATCATGCGGGCTGGACAAGGAATTCTTGATGGCATTCTCCAGTTGATTCCCTCTGCCAGAGTCGGGCACGTGGGTCTCTACCGGGAACCGAATTCGCTTGAATCGATCGAATATTATTTCAAAGTGCCTGACGACACTGAAGAGCGCGATATGCTCGTCGTCGATCCGATGATGGCAACCGGAAATTCAGCCGTTGCAGCCGTTCATCGCCTCAAGCAGACTACTCCTCGATCGATTAAATTTCTCTGCTTACTCGCCGCTCCCGAAGGAATTACTCATTTCCAGGAACAGCACCCCGATGTCCCAATCTATGCAGCCGCGATCGATCAAGGGTTAGACGAACACGGATATATTATTCCGGGACTTGGCGATGCAGGCGATCGCTTATTTGGCACAAAGTGA